One genomic window of Candidatus Kuenenia stuttgartiensis includes the following:
- a CDS encoding IS66-like element ISCku7 family transposase: protein MTRDEAIAILEMDREDAIQAILILAEKAEKYDRLCDKPGPTTPSGSIPPYLKPTKKKRKRPCGRKKGHKGVCRKRPETVTAYQTHSMESCPDCHQPLQKPVRTYKRYIEDIPRLDPVVTEHTVHGYWCACCKKIVQPKVTDALHGARLGLRLVVFTAWLHYLIGISVNNIVKMLSVFFNLQISAGGLTQAWKSLATLLEPQYNEIGQKVSASAVLHADETGWRLNGKTHWLWCFTTQKLCYYLITPSRGSPVIKKLLGILFGGILICDFLGAYNKISALAKQRCFYHLFTELVKVDAHNHSAAWKAFRKKLSRLLKDAIRLSEKKNQISLVCFLRLKKRLYRRLEQFLATPCQDKDVQRLTKRLKRHKQELFTFLEHEGVSPYNNHAEQQMRKPVLTRKVSQQNRSVQGANTQAILMTLLRSAELQGDNPVENLLAYAKKALLTKTTSGLTYNIAC, encoded by the coding sequence GTGACCAGGGATGAAGCCATAGCTATTTTGGAGATGGACAGAGAGGATGCGATTCAAGCCATCCTGATACTGGCGGAGAAAGCAGAAAAATATGACCGGCTTTGCGATAAACCGGGTCCGACTACCCCTTCCGGTTCGATACCGCCCTATCTAAAGCCCACAAAGAAAAAGAGAAAACGGCCTTGTGGCAGGAAAAAGGGACATAAGGGAGTTTGCCGGAAACGACCTGAAACAGTAACTGCCTATCAAACGCATTCCATGGAGAGTTGCCCTGATTGCCACCAGCCATTACAAAAACCGGTAAGAACTTATAAGCGATACATCGAAGATATTCCACGCCTTGACCCTGTTGTGACGGAACATACAGTTCATGGTTACTGGTGTGCTTGTTGCAAAAAGATAGTTCAACCCAAGGTCACAGATGCGTTGCATGGCGCCCGACTAGGATTGCGCCTTGTTGTCTTTACCGCATGGCTTCACTACTTAATCGGTATCAGTGTAAACAACATCGTAAAGATGCTTTCCGTATTTTTCAACCTTCAAATAAGCGCCGGCGGTCTAACCCAGGCATGGAAATCCCTTGCAACACTCCTGGAGCCACAGTATAACGAGATTGGCCAAAAAGTCTCCGCAAGCGCTGTCTTACATGCAGATGAAACCGGATGGAGGTTGAATGGAAAAACCCATTGGCTATGGTGTTTTACAACACAAAAACTCTGCTACTATCTCATAACACCAAGTCGGGGGTCTCCTGTCATAAAAAAACTCTTGGGCATTCTATTTGGTGGTATCCTGATCTGTGACTTTCTGGGCGCTTACAACAAGATAAGCGCACTGGCAAAGCAGCGGTGTTTCTATCATCTGTTCACGGAACTCGTGAAAGTAGATGCCCACAACCATTCTGCCGCATGGAAAGCTTTCCGGAAAAAACTCTCCCGGTTGCTCAAGGATGCCATCCGGTTATCAGAGAAAAAGAACCAGATAAGCCTGGTATGCTTTCTTCGGCTAAAAAAAAGATTGTATCGCAGGCTTGAACAGTTTTTGGCAACGCCTTGTCAGGATAAAGACGTACAAAGATTGACCAAACGCCTGAAGCGCCATAAACAGGAACTCTTTACGTTCCTGGAACATGAAGGTGTGAGTCCCTATAATAATCATGCCGAGCAACAGATGCGAAAGCCAGTATTGACCCGAAAGGTATCACAACAGAATCGTTCTGTTCAGGGCGCCAATACCCAGGCTATCCTTATGACGTTGCTTCGCTCTGCAGAATTGCAAGGAGACAACCCCGTGGAAAACCTTCTGGCATACGCCAAAAAAGCTCTTTTAACAAAAACCACTTCCGGCTTAACTTATAACATCGCTTGTTAA
- a CDS encoding nucleoside deaminase, with product MDRFMRTAIEEAKQGLLEGGIPIGSVLVKDGEIIGRGHNKRVQENNPIAHAEIDCLVNSGRVGKYSGTTLYSTLMPCYLCAGAIVQFRIKKIVVGESETFSGAKEFMELHGVEIIDLNIEECKQLMKDFIQNNPELWNEDIGELQ from the coding sequence ATGGATCGTTTTATGCGCACCGCAATAGAAGAAGCAAAGCAGGGATTGCTGGAAGGAGGCATACCCATCGGTTCCGTTTTGGTAAAGGACGGGGAAATTATTGGCAGGGGACACAATAAGCGCGTGCAGGAAAACAACCCTATAGCGCACGCGGAAATTGATTGCCTTGTCAATTCAGGAAGGGTAGGGAAATACAGTGGTACAACACTTTATTCCACCCTCATGCCCTGCTACCTTTGTGCCGGAGCAATTGTACAATTCCGCATAAAAAAAATCGTTGTAGGAGAATCGGAAACCTTTAGCGGCGCAAAAGAATTTATGGAACTGCATGGGGTAGAAATCATTGATTTAAACATTGAAGAGTGTAAACAGTTAATGAAAGATTTTATACAAAACAATCCTGAACTGTGGAATGAAGATATCGGAGAGCTTCAGTAG
- a CDS encoding DUF4823 domain-containing protein — protein sequence MKLTYKNVSKGGILIFVLLIGLLFQGCASLKANRDMGVKISKAENKIMVFPFRNPYYKGVELEGIGDTFAISVVGEIQSTGRTCALAESDAFKANKSVKVDDACAYAHQKGAGIAVIGVVTEWLDGATQWSGTVDVASVTVNAYNTENCNLISSASGRQNGQWFTFVNAPATRFMRPLSQEIVQALFE from the coding sequence ATGAAATTGACTTATAAAAATGTAAGTAAAGGCGGTATTCTTATTTTTGTTTTATTAATTGGTCTATTATTTCAAGGATGCGCAAGCTTAAAAGCAAATAGAGATATGGGAGTAAAGATTTCTAAGGCAGAAAATAAAATTATGGTATTCCCCTTTAGGAATCCATATTACAAAGGTGTGGAATTAGAAGGAATTGGTGATACTTTCGCAATTTCTGTTGTTGGCGAAATCCAGTCTACGGGGAGAACATGTGCGCTTGCTGAGAGTGATGCTTTCAAGGCAAATAAATCAGTCAAAGTTGATGATGCGTGCGCCTACGCTCACCAAAAAGGGGCAGGTATTGCCGTTATAGGTGTTGTTACCGAATGGCTTGACGGTGCTACACAATGGTCTGGTACCGTAGATGTGGCATCTGTTACTGTGAATGCTTATAATACAGAAAATTGTAACCTCATATCTTCTGCTTCTGGCAGGCAAAACGGACAATGGTTTACCTTCGTAAACGCACCGGCAACAAGATTTATGCGTCCATTATCCCAAGAGATAGTGCAGGCTCTGTTTGAATGA
- a CDS encoding nucleoside deaminase produces the protein MKETTCEKWMCLAINKAKEGILDGQTPFGACIIKNNRLISCVHNHVWKNTDITAHAEIIAIREACKILNTVDLSGCTIYSTCEPCPMCFSACHWARIAKIVYGASIKDALAIGFNELSISNEAMKKNGGSPVEIKGNVLPKENIALFALWLKQQNRRIY, from the coding sequence ATGAAAGAAACCACCTGCGAAAAATGGATGTGCCTTGCCATAAACAAGGCAAAAGAAGGAATCCTTGACGGCCAAACGCCTTTTGGCGCATGCATAATTAAAAACAATCGGCTAATAAGCTGTGTCCATAACCATGTATGGAAGAATACAGACATTACCGCCCACGCTGAAATTATCGCAATCAGAGAAGCCTGCAAAATATTAAACACGGTAGACTTATCCGGCTGCACAATATATTCCACCTGCGAACCCTGTCCCATGTGTTTTTCTGCGTGCCACTGGGCAAGGATAGCAAAAATTGTGTACGGCGCCAGCATTAAAGATGCGTTAGCAATTGGATTTAATGAACTTTCAATTTCCAACGAAGCCATGAAAAAAAACGGCGGAAGCCCTGTTGAAATAAAAGGGAACGTTCTCCCGAAAGAAAATATTGCGCTTTTCGCCTTGTGGCTTAAACAACAGAATAGAAGAATTTATTAA
- a CDS encoding LolA family protein, which yields MLVIKNISVCFFLAILSIGFVFIIPGNVSCETLPSESSETNHNVFERFLELTQNNHSIIAKIHQEKHLSLLGKKVHIYGTLTMKKPNMLRWDINKPDKSIIAIDGKDMIVYHPEAKEAQIYSVSGNFTARNTMRFFSEILSGSLEEMEKKFTLEISREEDGISFHLTPKSKMARRYLSHIVIHYDKDSSIPSGIGMFTPKGDKIITRLSEVKINPEISADIFTIKLPADVLITNRRDTHDGLVE from the coding sequence ATGCTGGTTATAAAAAATATTTCTGTATGCTTTTTTCTTGCAATATTATCTATCGGGTTTGTTTTTATTATCCCTGGTAATGTATCATGCGAAACTTTACCGAGTGAATCTTCTGAAACCAACCATAACGTATTTGAAAGGTTTTTAGAGCTCACACAGAACAATCATTCAATAATTGCCAAGATACATCAAGAGAAGCATCTCTCATTATTGGGGAAAAAAGTACACATTTACGGGACTCTAACCATGAAAAAGCCTAATATGCTGCGGTGGGATATAAACAAACCGGACAAATCCATCATTGCCATTGACGGTAAGGATATGATTGTATACCATCCTGAAGCAAAAGAAGCTCAAATATATAGCGTCTCTGGTAATTTTACGGCACGCAATACTATGCGTTTTTTTTCGGAAATTCTATCCGGATCGTTGGAAGAAATGGAAAAAAAGTTTACCCTGGAGATTTCTCGTGAAGAAGATGGGATTTCCTTTCATTTAACGCCAAAATCCAAGATGGCAAGACGATATTTGTCCCATATTGTTATTCATTATGATAAAGATTCAAGTATTCCGTCGGGTATTGGAATGTTTACCCCTAAGGGGGACAAGATAATTACAAGATTATCAGAGGTGAAAATTAATCCAGAGATTAGTGCTGACATCTTTACCATAAAATTACCCGCTGATGTTTTGATAACAAACCGAAGAGACACACATGATGGTTTAGTTGAATAA
- a CDS encoding DUF2905 domain-containing protein encodes MGEFGSFGKVLIITGIILIIAGALFLFVNKIPFLGRLPGDIAVQKKNFSFYFPLTTCIIISIVLSIIMWLLGRK; translated from the coding sequence ATGGGCGAATTTGGTTCGTTTGGAAAGGTTCTGATAATAACAGGCATTATCCTGATTATTGCCGGCGCCTTGTTTTTGTTTGTAAACAAAATTCCGTTTTTAGGAAGGCTTCCCGGAGATATTGCCGTGCAAAAGAAGAATTTCAGTTTTTATTTTCCCCTCACTACGTGTATTATTATCAGCATTGTTCTTTCTATCATAATGTGGCTGCTGGGCAGGAAATAA
- a CDS encoding Druantia anti-phage system protein DruA: MKPIIFQYRSRKLHADDIAFIKALIEQHFLRGRTYISCELCKHWNWVQPNGKHKEYAARDLLLRLEEQGLITLPPRIRAKNNLKPKVFVQTPLFVRRPLEGKITEYENLTIHVVKDPQERYLWEYLFQHYHYLGNPRLVGEHLRHIVRIGNQVVACLGWASAAWKVKDRDRFIEWDETTKRTHLHLIANNVRFLILPWVKIKHLASKVLSLALRRLSDDWNTVYGHPVYLAENLC; encoded by the coding sequence ATGAAGCCTATCATATTCCAATACCGTTCACGAAAACTGCATGCGGACGATATCGCCTTTATAAAGGCGCTCATCGAGCAGCATTTTCTCAGAGGTCGGACTTATATTTCCTGCGAACTATGCAAGCATTGGAACTGGGTGCAGCCCAATGGCAAACATAAAGAATACGCAGCACGAGACCTCCTTTTGAGATTAGAAGAACAGGGATTGATAACGCTTCCTCCACGTATACGGGCCAAAAACAATCTGAAACCCAAGGTCTTTGTCCAGACACCCCTTTTCGTCAGGAGACCACTAGAAGGTAAAATCACAGAGTATGAAAACCTGACAATCCATGTGGTAAAAGACCCTCAGGAAAGATATCTCTGGGAGTATCTCTTCCAACACTATCACTACCTCGGCAATCCCCGGCTTGTTGGCGAACACCTCAGACACATCGTACGTATAGGCAATCAGGTTGTTGCCTGCCTGGGGTGGGCAAGCGCCGCATGGAAAGTCAAAGACCGTGATCGTTTCATTGAATGGGATGAGACGACTAAACGTACACACTTACATTTGATTGCAAATAACGTACGATTTCTCATTCTACCATGGGTTAAGATCAAACACCTTGCATCCAAGGTATTGTCACTTGCCCTCAGACGTCTGTCAGATGACTGGAATACCGTTTACGGCCATCCCGTTTATTTAGCCGAAAACCTTTGTTGA
- a CDS encoding TVP38/TMEM64 family protein, with amino-acid sequence MVTIIKIVSFIALSFLCAYLYPYLNPTNIAAFIEKNKLSVPLVFILITSVRPVLFFLPSMGLTIVAGILFGKYWGTAYVVLGGALSTVVGYYFAQWFGRNTAKKLIKKNSYLLFLEKKSTNNGKNMVLYMRLFNLPWDLVSYWAGVSGINFKDFYIASMIPIVPISFLYTYFGSTVFNPTCAGFFIALTIMFALGAIPFVRAKLKGNSYV; translated from the coding sequence ATGGTGACAATAATTAAAATTGTATCTTTTATCGCCTTATCCTTTTTGTGTGCTTATTTGTATCCATATCTCAATCCTACCAATATTGCAGCGTTTATTGAAAAAAACAAGTTGTCGGTCCCTCTGGTCTTTATTTTGATAACCTCCGTAAGACCAGTTCTTTTTTTTCTTCCGTCAATGGGTTTGACAATAGTAGCGGGTATATTATTCGGGAAGTATTGGGGAACGGCCTATGTGGTGCTAGGCGGTGCACTTTCAACAGTGGTGGGTTATTATTTTGCTCAGTGGTTTGGCAGAAACACGGCTAAAAAACTAATTAAGAAAAACAGTTATCTTCTGTTCCTAGAAAAAAAATCGACAAACAATGGGAAGAATATGGTGCTTTACATGAGGCTATTTAATCTGCCCTGGGACCTGGTAAGTTATTGGGCGGGAGTTTCCGGTATTAATTTTAAGGATTTTTATATAGCAAGCATGATTCCTATTGTACCGATTAGTTTTTTATATACCTATTTTGGGAGTACGGTCTTTAATCCCACATGCGCCGGGTTCTTCATAGCTTTAACTATCATGTTTGCATTAGGTGCTATTCCGTTTGTAAGGGCAAAACTTAAGGGGAATAGTTATGTCTGA
- a CDS encoding radical SAM/SPASM domain-containing protein, protein MSEYVGVIKFPINRLHMELTNVCDFSCEFCPDSRMKRKRGFMDVKMAKSIIDEVSVANMVKLLVFHVMGEPTLHPRLVEIVGYAHQKNVVVCITTHGANLGDDLLNDLIKAGAKKIIVSLQTPDEKTFSMRGVSGLSFQEYADKIASIAGSFIDQRHGTELTIGFLSSPLRKLIIPIAKDLCIADTSKKLRAYLKLWAEKILVNSKIEYRLPDVFRQISRAKCFKENTVIISDKISFQTRIVGDWATHFNQKNVNARFGYCPGMQDNFGILWNGDYTFCCTDYDGKTSMYNYNDTSIKNYINSKPVQEIVRGFKRYRVLHPHCRQCLGDRNMLNSFVKQIGSIVYFKWIKRN, encoded by the coding sequence ATGTCTGAGTATGTAGGAGTAATAAAATTTCCTATTAACAGACTTCATATGGAACTAACAAATGTCTGTGACTTTTCCTGTGAATTTTGTCCTGATTCGAGGATGAAAAGAAAACGGGGTTTTATGGATGTTAAAATGGCGAAATCAATAATAGATGAAGTAAGTGTCGCAAATATGGTGAAATTATTGGTTTTTCATGTTATGGGAGAACCTACCCTGCATCCACGTTTGGTGGAGATAGTTGGATATGCACATCAAAAAAACGTGGTTGTTTGTATTACAACACATGGTGCTAATCTGGGTGATGATTTGTTGAATGACTTAATAAAAGCAGGTGCAAAAAAGATAATCGTATCGCTTCAAACTCCTGACGAAAAGACCTTTTCAATGAGAGGCGTTAGCGGGTTGTCTTTTCAGGAGTATGCAGACAAAATAGCATCCATTGCAGGATCTTTTATTGATCAAAGACACGGAACAGAGCTAACTATTGGTTTCCTTTCTTCTCCTTTAAGGAAATTAATAATACCGATAGCAAAAGATTTATGTATTGCAGATACATCAAAAAAATTAAGAGCTTATTTGAAATTGTGGGCAGAGAAAATATTGGTTAATTCTAAGATTGAATATCGTCTGCCTGACGTATTTAGACAGATTTCACGTGCAAAATGTTTTAAAGAAAATACAGTGATTATTAGCGATAAGATTTCTTTTCAAACTAGAATAGTTGGAGATTGGGCAACCCATTTTAACCAAAAAAATGTAAATGCAAGATTTGGATATTGCCCCGGAATGCAAGATAACTTTGGCATACTTTGGAATGGGGATTATACCTTTTGCTGTACAGATTATGACGGTAAGACCTCGATGTATAATTATAACGACACCTCTATTAAAAATTATATAAACAGTAAGCCAGTACAAGAAATAGTACGTGGGTTCAAAAGATATAGAGTTTTACATCCCCATTGCAGGCAATGTCTCGGCGATAGAAATATGCTCAATTCGTTCGTAAAGCAGATAGGTTCAATTGTTTACTTTAAATGGATTAAAAGGAACTAA
- a CDS encoding lysophospholipid acyltransferase family protein: MNKHLLNIPIVYKYGTKWSAFLPALPLYLLGRYIADLSYLFCRSARTNVKKNLRLVFPDISQKKLSFIAKNLFRNYSRYLIDYCRFTNLNKRSILDQITYYEGKQNLELALQMNKGLLLLTAHLGNWELGGIFFGSYGIKTNVLTLPDENPEIGNIRSWYREIFNVKTITIDKSPFSSIEMVKALSNNELIAMLIDRYDEKTDGIIVDFFKKPTQFPRGPLILSRLTGAPIVVAFVVKEKNTYTGVIKGPFIVTHEKEEYETMKNIVNILEEYINMYPDQWYNFTQV; the protein is encoded by the coding sequence TTGAATAAACATCTCCTTAATATTCCAATTGTTTATAAGTACGGAACAAAGTGGTCGGCTTTTCTACCTGCATTACCTTTATATTTATTGGGCAGATACATAGCAGATTTAAGCTATTTGTTTTGCAGGTCGGCAAGAACTAACGTGAAAAAAAATCTTCGGCTGGTATTTCCCGATATTTCACAAAAAAAACTCTCCTTCATTGCAAAAAATCTTTTTAGAAACTACAGTAGATATTTGATAGATTATTGTAGATTTACAAATCTAAATAAACGCTCCATTCTTGATCAAATCACTTATTATGAAGGAAAGCAAAACCTTGAACTTGCATTGCAGATGAATAAAGGTTTACTATTGCTTACCGCACACCTTGGTAATTGGGAACTGGGTGGTATTTTCTTTGGCAGTTATGGGATAAAGACAAATGTGTTAACGTTGCCTGACGAAAATCCTGAAATCGGAAATATTCGCTCATGGTATAGAGAGATATTTAACGTTAAAACCATAACGATTGATAAATCTCCATTTTCTTCAATAGAAATGGTGAAAGCTCTCAGTAATAATGAATTAATTGCCATGTTAATTGACCGCTATGATGAGAAAACAGATGGTATAATCGTGGATTTTTTTAAGAAACCAACACAATTCCCGAGAGGGCCATTAATTTTAAGCAGACTAACAGGCGCTCCAATTGTTGTCGCATTTGTTGTGAAAGAAAAAAACACATATACGGGAGTGATTAAAGGGCCTTTCATTGTTACACATGAAAAAGAAGAATATGAGACAATGAAAAATATCGTAAATATACTTGAAGAATATATAAATATGTATCCTGACCAGTGGTATAATTTTACCCAGGTTTAA
- a CDS encoding IS1634 family transposase — translation MAYLLIQILYNPINTDLTKYFINDSVVKEYWDYIMHLTYSDSKYKGKTYKSYSIAESYRDGKKVRKRILWPIGKLSDIQAEQIKLICKTVENTDQLQTQLKDVAVLESRAYLDIAVVNELWNQWQLDQAFDYDVTAGALPTNMIAKILTINRCTDPCSHYSIPHWAKKSALEDILKIDLSGLNDDKIYYELDKIHKNKISIENHLFNQTFWKRPESYKFINYDLTTSYFVGYNCDLSAFGKGKIECHGRRQVLLGVLINSEGYPFKWDVFPGNTAEVKTLKQNINACKTRFKLTDKNVTLVFDRGIISEDNANLIEEAKLKYISALDRNQIPSCGVSLKSLNGLSIEDKDASDIPIPQGFLNYDDELYYHDNGVIGNKRFITGFNPTLFIEDRNNRDEKITFFKDYLKEENKNLKNAQRDRQYDATKSRIVDELKRLKIHKYFEDPVLTSITVTHRLKNGQVKSVKSFKIEIKLLTDVIAADRLLDGVCVFITNHTEREDGGAFKAKPQSIVRAYRDKTKIEDVFKNVKSFLKIRPFFVNTEAHVKAVYTICILAYFINRYLSNQRKAIGEKDFLNSKELYAPFKDIDIATLEAKNTGETLKKAVKLPAVTQMLLEKLGMSNVVFGQ, via the coding sequence ATGGCCTATTTATTAATACAAATCCTTTATAACCCTATAAATACTGACTTGACAAAATATTTTATTAATGATAGTGTAGTCAAAGAATATTGGGACTACATTATGCACCTTACTTATAGCGATTCTAAATACAAAGGGAAAACCTATAAATCTTACTCTATTGCCGAATCCTACAGGGATGGCAAAAAGGTCAGAAAAAGAATACTTTGGCCCATCGGGAAACTTTCCGATATTCAAGCCGAGCAAATCAAACTGATATGTAAAACAGTTGAAAACACAGATCAATTGCAGACTCAGCTCAAAGACGTTGCAGTCCTGGAAAGCAGGGCATATCTCGATATAGCCGTTGTTAATGAGTTGTGGAACCAGTGGCAGCTTGATCAGGCTTTTGACTACGATGTCACTGCAGGCGCCCTTCCTACCAATATGATTGCAAAGATACTGACTATTAACAGGTGCACCGATCCGTGTTCTCATTATTCCATTCCTCATTGGGCGAAAAAGAGCGCGCTGGAGGACATTCTTAAAATTGATCTTTCAGGCCTAAATGACGATAAAATCTATTATGAATTAGATAAAATACACAAAAACAAAATATCTATAGAGAACCACCTTTTTAACCAAACCTTCTGGAAACGTCCGGAATCCTATAAATTTATCAACTACGACCTAACTACTTCCTACTTTGTGGGATATAACTGTGATCTATCGGCATTTGGCAAGGGCAAAATAGAGTGTCATGGCAGGCGGCAGGTCTTACTGGGTGTTCTTATCAACTCTGAGGGATATCCTTTCAAATGGGATGTATTCCCCGGGAACACCGCTGAGGTAAAAACCCTCAAACAGAATATCAATGCCTGTAAAACCAGATTCAAATTGACTGATAAAAACGTCACCCTTGTATTTGACAGAGGCATAATCTCTGAGGACAATGCCAATTTGATAGAAGAAGCCAAACTCAAATACATCTCGGCATTGGATAGAAATCAGATACCCTCTTGCGGTGTCAGTTTAAAGTCTCTTAATGGGTTATCCATAGAAGATAAGGACGCCTCCGATATACCTATCCCGCAAGGGTTTTTAAACTATGATGATGAATTATACTACCATGACAATGGCGTCATAGGAAACAAGCGTTTTATTACCGGTTTTAATCCCACTTTATTTATAGAAGACCGCAATAATAGAGACGAGAAAATAACCTTTTTTAAGGATTATCTCAAAGAAGAGAATAAAAACCTTAAAAATGCCCAAAGAGACCGGCAATATGACGCAACAAAGAGCCGCATTGTAGATGAGCTGAAAAGGTTAAAGATTCATAAATATTTCGAAGACCCTGTTCTGACGTCCATCACCGTTACCCATAGACTGAAAAACGGGCAGGTCAAATCCGTCAAAAGTTTCAAAATAGAAATCAAGCTGTTAACTGATGTTATAGCCGCAGATAGATTGTTGGATGGCGTATGTGTTTTTATCACTAACCATACAGAACGGGAAGATGGAGGTGCGTTTAAAGCAAAACCCCAATCTATAGTTAGAGCCTATCGGGACAAGACAAAAATAGAAGATGTCTTTAAAAATGTAAAATCGTTCTTAAAAATCAGGCCCTTCTTTGTCAATACCGAGGCACATGTTAAAGCCGTCTATACTATCTGCATCCTGGCATATTTTATAAACCGTTATCTATCAAACCAACGAAAGGCAATAGGAGAAAAAGATTTTTTAAACTCAAAGGAACTCTATGCGCCGTTCAAAGATATAGATATCGCCACTCTTGAGGCTAAAAATACCGGTGAAACCTTAAAGAAAGCCGTGAAACTTCCCGCCGTCACACAAATGCTATTGGAAAAACTTGGAATGTCCAATGTTGTTTTCGGCCAGTAA
- a CDS encoding B12-binding domain-containing radical SAM protein, translating to MKKLLLVSPLASKSFLGGDFYFRLPYLGLLKVASLTPSDWDVSIIDEKVEPLDLTQDADLVGITAMTPAVNRAYEIADSFRLRGIKVIMGGMHVSKMPDEALQHCDSVVIGEAEQLWDKALDDCKRDELKSIYRHGNEYPSLANFPAPNWKLYEGKRYLPVHFLETTRGCPHNCEFCSVTNSFGGKFRNRPVDEVEKEIQNLKPFEGMFVLKNGVFFVDDNIISNRVHAKELLKRIIPYNLKWTGQASVNIAKNDEILELCKKSGCMGLIVGFESLSQGNLANMGKTFNTPDTYIDVVKKLHDYGIGVTGAFVFGFDHDDESVFDRTIEFVIKAKIDVCYFSILTPYPGTRVYSQMLHEGRIIDRDWSNYNTNHVVFMPKLMRPEKLLDGFHHALKESFSYTAIFKRLWGNGTYKNFFYPMNFGFRQTVRKTIQNKQDFSYEQGSGS from the coding sequence ATGAAAAAACTTTTATTGGTCTCTCCCCTTGCATCAAAAAGCTTTCTGGGAGGCGATTTTTACTTTCGCCTCCCGTATCTGGGACTTTTGAAGGTTGCTTCCCTTACTCCGTCCGATTGGGACGTTAGTATTATTGATGAAAAGGTTGAACCGCTCGATTTGACTCAAGATGCCGATCTTGTAGGTATTACTGCCATGACGCCTGCCGTTAATCGCGCTTATGAAATAGCAGACAGTTTTCGGTTACGGGGAATAAAGGTCATTATGGGCGGCATGCATGTGTCGAAGATGCCTGATGAGGCGTTGCAGCATTGTGACAGTGTGGTTATAGGTGAGGCAGAGCAGCTATGGGACAAAGCACTGGATGATTGTAAAAGGGACGAACTAAAAAGTATCTATCGGCATGGCAACGAATATCCTTCCCTTGCCAATTTCCCTGCACCAAATTGGAAATTATACGAAGGGAAAAGATACCTCCCTGTGCATTTCCTTGAAACGACCCGTGGATGTCCACACAACTGCGAATTTTGCTCTGTAACAAATTCATTCGGAGGTAAATTTCGAAACAGACCTGTTGATGAGGTTGAAAAGGAGATACAAAACCTGAAGCCTTTTGAGGGGATGTTTGTTCTTAAAAATGGGGTCTTTTTCGTAGACGATAACATAATAAGCAACAGGGTGCACGCAAAAGAGCTTTTAAAACGGATCATACCTTATAACCTCAAGTGGACAGGACAAGCATCTGTCAATATCGCAAAAAACGACGAAATCCTCGAACTCTGCAAAAAGAGCGGCTGTATGGGACTTATTGTAGGGTTTGAGTCGTTATCTCAGGGTAACCTTGCAAATATGGGAAAGACGTTCAATACACCCGATACGTATATCGATGTGGTAAAAAAATTGCATGATTATGGTATAGGGGTCACCGGCGCCTTTGTTTTTGGCTTTGATCACGACGACGAAAGTGTCTTTGACAGAACTATTGAGTTTGTCATTAAGGCAAAGATTGATGTTTGTTATTTTTCAATTTTAACGCCGTATCCCGGCACGCGGGTTTATTCACAGATGCTGCATGAAGGAAGAATAATAGACCGGGACTGGTCTAACTACAATACGAACCATGTCGTTTTTATGCCAAAATTGATGCGACCGGAAAAGCTCCTTGACGGTTTTCATCATGCCTTAAAAGAGAGTTTCTCTTATACTGCAATTTTTAAAAGACTCTGGGGCAACGGGACATACAAGAATTTCTTCTACCCCATGAACTTTGGTTTCAGGCAGACCGTTAGAAAAACAATACAAAACAAGCAGGATTTTTCCTATGAACAGGGTTCTGGTTCTTGA